The proteins below are encoded in one region of Borrelia duttonii Ly:
- the lepB gene encoding signal peptidase I has translation MLQIHKQVLIPVTLAFMLLITMIKMSLSFHLVKGSSMLPTILDQNWIINHKLAYGIRIKNKETYVVLWSKPKKNETVLIKDPITKKISVKKIFAIPGEKFIKLQPNIISIHNLNFNINKEHLQKLKSIYIPKDYYLVVGDNKKVSLDSREYGFININDIIGKIIYQL, from the coding sequence ATGTTACAAATCCACAAACAAGTATTAATTCCCGTTACATTGGCTTTTATGTTATTAATAACAATGATCAAAATGTCACTATCTTTTCATTTAGTTAAAGGTTCGTCAATGTTGCCAACAATTTTAGATCAAAATTGGATAATAAATCATAAGCTAGCTTATGGTATTAGAATAAAAAATAAAGAAACCTATGTTGTACTATGGAGCAAACCTAAAAAAAATGAAACAGTACTTATCAAGGACCCTATAACAAAAAAAATATCTGTTAAAAAAATTTTTGCAATCCCAGGAGAAAAATTCATTAAATTACAGCCAAATATAATATCTATACATAACCTAAACTTCAATATAAATAAAGAACATCTACAAAAATTAAAAAGCATATACATTCCAAAGGATTATTATTTAGTAGTAGGAGATAATAAAAAAGTTTCTCTTGATTCTAGAGAATATGGATTTATAAACATTAACGACATTATTGGTAAGATAATATATCAATTATAA
- a CDS encoding Hsp70 family protein translates to MEKWIGIDLGTTNTVVSYFDVNSRVILNDRGERMTPSIVSFTDFGVIVGSAAKHQILVNPDKTFYNFKVNMGTDVVYQVGDNIYKAEDIASHLLLNIKINAEKFLGTQVSNAVITVPAYFSEIQRRGVVRAADIAGLKCRAILNEPTAAALSYAFEKQVEGLFLVYDLGGGTFDVTLLEKQNDTYTVLASKGENRLGGNDFNEVVEKHVLASFKEEYPDINLDDIVLIEQLREKIEDAKKNLSTMDEVNIVLPFTDGNHLNYKLTRDEFNLMIWDFIDRTISLTNECIADSGVDLKHILKIVLSGGSTRIPLVKDRLNEVFPEIEILDSLNQDEVVATGAGIHAFSLATNDTLIDFKDVTPYSLGIETCNDGFFTLIKRNTLLPVCERQIFTTTNDYQEEIEIHVLQGEYNKASLNCSISRFFFSNIQNALKGVPKIEILFRLDESGILSIAARDLDINVSKSIKIRMTSASFDNNEKECLLISSGNIRAKEILEDKIELL, encoded by the coding sequence ATGGAAAAGTGGATAGGAATAGATCTTGGAACTACAAATACTGTAGTGTCTTATTTTGATGTTAATTCTAGAGTGATATTGAATGATAGAGGTGAGAGAATGACACCCTCTATTGTTTCTTTTACAGATTTTGGTGTGATTGTTGGTAGTGCTGCTAAACATCAAATATTGGTAAATCCAGATAAAACTTTTTATAATTTTAAAGTCAATATGGGGACTGATGTTGTTTATCAAGTTGGTGATAATATATATAAAGCCGAAGACATTGCTTCTCATTTATTATTGAATATTAAGATTAATGCTGAAAAATTTTTAGGTACTCAAGTAAGCAATGCTGTTATAACAGTTCCTGCGTATTTTTCTGAAATTCAAAGAAGGGGTGTTGTTAGGGCTGCAGATATTGCAGGATTAAAATGTAGGGCAATACTTAATGAACCAACAGCAGCTGCTTTGTCTTATGCTTTTGAAAAACAAGTAGAAGGATTATTTCTTGTATATGATCTTGGTGGTGGAACTTTTGATGTTACTCTTTTAGAAAAACAAAATGATACTTATACTGTTCTTGCAAGTAAAGGTGAAAATAGACTTGGTGGGAATGATTTTAATGAGGTTGTAGAAAAACATGTTTTAGCTAGTTTTAAAGAAGAATATCCTGATATAAATTTGGATGATATTGTACTTATTGAACAATTAAGAGAGAAAATTGAAGATGCTAAAAAAAATTTATCTACTATGGATGAAGTTAATATTGTATTGCCTTTTACTGATGGTAATCATTTAAATTATAAACTTACAAGAGATGAATTTAATTTAATGATTTGGGATTTTATAGATAGAACTATTAGTCTTACAAATGAATGTATTGCAGATTCAGGTGTTGATCTTAAACATATTTTAAAGATAGTACTCTCAGGAGGTTCAACTAGAATTCCTTTGGTTAAAGATAGATTGAATGAAGTTTTTCCTGAAATTGAAATTTTAGATTCATTAAATCAAGATGAGGTTGTTGCAACTGGTGCTGGTATTCATGCTTTTAGTCTTGCAACTAATGATACTCTTATTGATTTTAAAGATGTTACGCCTTATTCTCTTGGAATTGAAACTTGTAATGATGGGTTTTTTACATTGATTAAAAGAAATACTTTATTACCAGTGTGTGAAAGACAAATATTTACAACAACTAATGATTATCAAGAGGAGATTGAAATTCATGTGTTGCAAGGTGAATATAATAAGGCATCTTTGAATTGTTCAATAAGTAGATTTTTCTTTAGTAATATACAAAATGCTCTAAAAGGTGTGCCAAAGATAGAAATACTTTTCAGGTTGGATGAGAGTGGTATTTTAAGTATTGCTGCAAGAGATTTAGATATTAATGTTTCTAAGTCAATAAAAATAAGAATGACAAGTGCTTCTTTTGATAATAATGAAAAGGAATGTTTGCTGATTTCATCAGGCAATATTAGAGCTAAAGAGATATTAGAAGATAAAATTGAATTATTGTAA
- a CDS encoding FapA family protein, whose product MTDIGDFADLREKIRRYLERENKVRLIEIEADTLEEALNDASLELSVPYKDLDYEILVRGNNGIFGYGEKKWRIVAYKNSYSKFGVLDVLSSQSESDESISLDGKFFIRRSAKGVFLKVTPAQGGGSVVTFKDVMDKFASYSNIKNLDKNFVRTIVENASGEYERVSDFDAELAESVTMMVHISEDSMSVTIEFTTPGPNGAEVLEKDIFNILKKYGVVDKALLRNKIKEFVDYPFYGESIEMAKGVNSVKGRDAYVNFVVKSKYSAEYGAMGNEFRNVNKGDELAEIVPLSRGIDGYTVFGKILKAESGRELNLVLGENTLREGNKILAGCDGYIFIENGIIAVHNVYVVDGDVGPATGNIVNNGMVLIKGSILDGYNVMAKSGIEVNGLVGRCNLSTDGSIVLRSGANGKGGSEIYAKKSIKSKFLENVDVRCEGNIEVVRGIVNSVVSCTKKVLCIGKKSKIVGSDIHAREEVRAYSIGSEGNAETAVCVGCDPEIKSLLSRFNEYLVKIEKRLEVLTKDISALKKNIQITVDKAEKSLKIDSCNELINERDILILEIKMVKDKQESLQRALENSKTDGKIFVEYIAYAGVKLYIKDAYYELPRDYHNITFVEDDGIIKMVAYVPFESR is encoded by the coding sequence ATGACTGATATTGGTGATTTTGCTGATTTAAGAGAAAAAATAAGACGATATTTAGAGAGAGAAAATAAGGTTCGTTTAATAGAAATAGAAGCGGATACTCTTGAAGAGGCTTTAAATGATGCTTCTTTGGAACTTTCAGTGCCATATAAAGATTTGGATTATGAGATTTTAGTACGTGGAAATAATGGGATATTTGGGTATGGTGAGAAGAAATGGAGAATAGTTGCTTATAAAAATTCTTATTCAAAATTTGGGGTTCTTGATGTTTTAAGTTCACAAAGCGAATCTGATGAGAGTATTTCTTTGGATGGAAAGTTTTTTATAAGAAGAAGTGCCAAGGGAGTATTTTTAAAAGTTACACCTGCTCAAGGAGGAGGAAGTGTTGTTACTTTTAAGGATGTAATGGATAAATTTGCATCTTATAGTAATATTAAAAATTTGGATAAGAATTTTGTTAGAACAATAGTTGAAAATGCTAGTGGTGAATATGAACGTGTCTCTGATTTTGATGCTGAACTTGCAGAGAGTGTAACTATGATGGTTCATATATCAGAAGACTCAATGTCAGTAACTATTGAATTTACTACTCCTGGACCTAATGGTGCTGAAGTTTTAGAAAAAGATATTTTTAATATTCTTAAAAAATATGGAGTCGTAGATAAAGCATTGCTTCGAAATAAAATAAAAGAATTTGTGGACTATCCATTTTATGGTGAATCAATTGAGATGGCAAAAGGAGTTAATTCTGTTAAAGGAAGGGATGCTTATGTTAATTTTGTTGTGAAGAGTAAGTATTCAGCTGAATATGGTGCTATGGGTAATGAATTTAGGAATGTTAATAAGGGAGATGAGCTTGCAGAAATTGTTCCTTTGTCAAGGGGTATTGATGGATATACTGTTTTTGGAAAGATATTAAAAGCAGAGAGTGGTCGGGAATTGAATTTGGTTTTGGGAGAGAATACTTTAAGGGAAGGAAATAAAATTCTTGCAGGATGTGATGGATATATATTTATTGAGAATGGTATTATTGCTGTACATAATGTTTATGTTGTTGATGGTGATGTTGGTCCTGCTACTGGTAATATAGTGAATAACGGTATGGTATTAATTAAGGGAAGTATTTTGGATGGATATAATGTTATGGCTAAGAGTGGAATAGAGGTTAATGGACTTGTTGGTAGATGTAATTTGAGTACAGATGGCTCTATTGTTCTTCGTAGTGGAGCTAATGGTAAGGGTGGTTCGGAAATTTATGCTAAGAAATCTATTAAATCTAAATTTTTAGAAAATGTTGATGTACGATGTGAGGGTAATATTGAAGTTGTAAGAGGAATTGTTAATTCTGTTGTTTCTTGTACAAAAAAGGTACTCTGTATTGGGAAAAAATCTAAAATAGTTGGTTCTGATATTCATGCAAGAGAGGAAGTTAGAGCGTATTCTATTGGATCTGAGGGTAATGCTGAGACTGCTGTTTGTGTTGGGTGTGATCCTGAAATAAAATCTTTATTATCTAGATTTAATGAGTATCTTGTCAAAATAGAGAAACGTCTTGAGGTTTTAACAAAAGATATTTCTGCTTTGAAGAAAAATATTCAGATTACTGTTGATAAGGCCGAAAAGTCTTTAAAAATTGATAGTTGTAATGAACTTATTAATGAGAGAGATATTTTAATTTTAGAAATAAAAATGGTAAAAGATAAACAAGAAAGTTTACAAAGGGCACTTGAAAATAGTAAGACTGATGGCAAAATTTTTGTTGAATATATAGCTTATGCTGGGGTTAAGTTGTATATTAAAGATGCTTATTATGAGCTTCCAAGGGATTATCATAATATTACTTTTGTAGAGGATGACGGTATTATTAAAATGGTAGCTTATGTTCCTTTTGAGTCTAGATAG
- a CDS encoding MinD/ParA family protein produces the protein MEDQAQSLRDIMRLNNKSSFVVDDKIQNNKTRFISVTSGKGGVGKSNIAVGLALKYAHLGKKVLVFDADIGMANINILLGVIPKYNIYHMIVQGRCIQDVITKTEYNIDLLAGASGTTELLDLSETEMNQFIKELLKVYEYDIVIIDTSAGISRQVISFLFSSDDVVIVTTPEPTSITDAYGIIKVLSHKMENLKNLRLVVNRVANVSEGKIVAKKVVDISNQFLNLNVDYLGYVYEDQNIKNSVFKQRPFILLNPNSKASYCLDSIVAALEEITLDNKKRRGVIGFISKFFGME, from the coding sequence ATGGAAGATCAGGCTCAAAGTTTACGTGATATTATGAGATTAAATAATAAGTCTAGCTTTGTTGTTGATGATAAAATACAAAATAATAAAACAAGATTTATTTCTGTTACTAGTGGTAAAGGTGGTGTTGGGAAAAGTAATATTGCTGTGGGGCTTGCTCTTAAATATGCACATCTTGGTAAAAAAGTTTTAGTTTTTGATGCAGATATTGGTATGGCTAATATTAACATTTTACTTGGAGTGATTCCAAAGTACAATATTTATCATATGATTGTACAAGGTCGCTGTATCCAAGACGTAATTACTAAGACAGAATATAATATTGATCTCTTAGCTGGTGCTTCTGGAACAACAGAACTTTTGGATTTGTCAGAAACCGAGATGAACCAGTTTATAAAAGAATTATTAAAAGTTTATGAATATGATATAGTGATAATAGATACTAGTGCTGGAATTTCAAGACAGGTTATTTCGTTTTTGTTCTCTAGTGATGATGTGGTTATTGTAACAACTCCAGAACCTACCTCCATAACTGATGCTTATGGTATCATTAAGGTTTTGTCTCATAAGATGGAAAATTTAAAAAATTTAAGACTGGTTGTAAATAGAGTTGCTAATGTTAGTGAAGGAAAAATAGTGGCTAAGAAAGTTGTTGATATATCGAATCAGTTTTTGAATTTAAATGTTGATTATTTAGGTTATGTTTATGAGGATCAAAATATTAAAAATTCTGTTTTTAAGCAGAGACCTTTTATTTTATTGAATCCTAATAGTAAAGCTAGTTATTGTCTTGATTCTATTGTTGCTGCTCTTGAAGAGATTACTCTTGATAATAAAAAAAGGAGAGGTGTGATAGGTTTTATATCTAAATTTTTTGGCATGGAATAG
- the flhF gene encoding flagellar biosynthesis protein FlhF: MVQYFTERGPTYNEVIETVKRKYGKNARVMTYKTISHGGIFGLFSRDWIEVSGYVRYDIGQQQINVEEEKRKILQSIKKEETSSIEDVIKEVKSLKNELAHKKEEINHPTILKIEDILRSNDFSESYIRDINNFIKKEFSLSDLDDYDKVKDSVIIYIAKTIKCSGSLIDNLKKRIFILVGPTGVGKTTTIAKLAAIYGINSDDKNLNIKIITIDNYRIGAKKQIQTYGDIMGIPVKAIESFKDLKEEITQSKDFDLVLIDTIGKSPKDFMKLAEMKELLNACGRDAEFHLAVSSTTKTSDIKEIFHQFSPFSYKTVIFTKLDETTCVGNLISLIHEMRKEVSYVTDGQIVPHNISIAEPLTFIKKINGYRISDDVEFIRKLKSKSYY, from the coding sequence ATGGTTCAGTATTTTACAGAAAGAGGTCCTACTTATAATGAAGTTATAGAAACTGTTAAGAGAAAGTATGGAAAAAATGCTAGAGTTATGACTTATAAGACAATATCTCATGGAGGAATATTTGGATTATTTAGTAGGGATTGGATTGAGGTTTCAGGTTATGTTAGGTATGACATTGGACAACAGCAAATAAATGTTGAGGAAGAAAAACGTAAGATTCTTCAAAGTATTAAAAAAGAAGAGACTTCTTCAATTGAAGATGTAATTAAGGAAGTTAAATCTCTTAAAAATGAACTTGCACATAAAAAGGAAGAAATTAATCATCCAACTATTTTAAAAATAGAAGATATTTTACGTAGTAATGATTTTTCTGAAAGTTATATTAGAGATATTAATAATTTTATTAAAAAGGAATTTAGTTTATCTGATCTTGATGATTATGATAAAGTCAAAGATAGTGTAATAATATATATTGCTAAAACTATTAAATGTTCAGGTTCTCTTATTGATAATCTTAAGAAAAGGATTTTTATTTTAGTTGGGCCAACGGGTGTTGGGAAGACTACTACCATTGCAAAACTTGCAGCGATTTATGGTATTAATAGTGATGATAAGAATTTAAATATTAAGATTATTACTATTGATAATTATCGAATAGGTGCTAAAAAACAAATTCAGACGTATGGTGATATTATGGGAATTCCTGTTAAAGCAATTGAATCTTTTAAAGATTTAAAGGAAGAGATTACACAGTCAAAAGATTTTGATCTTGTTCTTATTGATACAATTGGTAAGAGTCCTAAGGACTTTATGAAACTTGCTGAGATGAAAGAACTTCTTAATGCTTGTGGTCGTGATGCTGAATTTCATTTGGCTGTAAGTTCTACGACAAAAACATCAGATATAAAAGAAATATTTCATCAGTTTTCTCCTTTTAGTTATAAAACTGTGATTTTTACAAAGCTTGATGAGACAACATGTGTTGGTAATTTGATAAGTTTGATTCATGAAATGAGAAAGGAAGTTTCTTATGTTACTGATGGGCAAATTGTTCCTCATAATATTAGTATTGCAGAACCGCTTACCTTCATTAAAAAAATAAATGGATATAGAATAAGTGATGATGTTGAATTTATTCGAAAGCTAAAAAGTAAATCTTATTATTAA